One genomic window of Ziziphus jujuba cultivar Dongzao chromosome 4, ASM3175591v1 includes the following:
- the LOC107415479 gene encoding uncharacterized protein LOC107415479 isoform X2 — MLVHVVRIDNCFDFEPNGEKGATQAPISIDLQRDGTLSSKLYKKWTLVGALTVSGQGSCFQYPNYENKHHFFYEVVLAVESRWHFSTRWMIYINT, encoded by the exons ATGTTGGTTCATGTGGTTAGGATTGATAACTGCTTCGATTTTGAG CCAAATGGTGAAAAGGGTGCAACTCAGGCTCCCATAAGCATTGATTTACAAAGGGATGGTACTTTGAGCAGCAAATTATACAAGAAGTGGACTTTGGTTGGTGCATTGACTGTATCAGGACAAGGAAGTTGCTTCCAATATCCCAATTATGAAAACAAGCATCATTTCTTCTATGAGGTGGTTTTGGCTGTAGAGTCTAGATGGCATTTCAGTACAAGATGGATGATTTACATAAATACTTAA
- the LOC107415479 gene encoding uncharacterized protein LOC107415479 isoform X1: MLVHVVRIDNCFDFEGAGKSTILNSLIGHPVLPNGEKGATQAPISIDLQRDGTLSSKLYKKWTLVGALTVSGQGSCFQYPNYENKHHFFYEVVLAVESRWHFSTRWMIYINT, from the exons ATGTTGGTTCATGTGGTTAGGATTGATAACTGCTTCGATTTTGAG GGTGCCGGTAAATCAACAATTTTGAACAGTCTAATTGGACATCCTGTTTTG CCAAATGGTGAAAAGGGTGCAACTCAGGCTCCCATAAGCATTGATTTACAAAGGGATGGTACTTTGAGCAGCAAATTATACAAGAAGTGGACTTTGGTTGGTGCATTGACTGTATCAGGACAAGGAAGTTGCTTCCAATATCCCAATTATGAAAACAAGCATCATTTCTTCTATGAGGTGGTTTTGGCTGTAGAGTCTAGATGGCATTTCAGTACAAGATGGATGATTTACATAAATACTTAA